The nucleotide window ATCTTCCGGCTCGAAATGCTCATTAACGCCTATTAGAGCCGCCGAGCCGTTTGCGTCCTCAGCAGCGATCCTGCAGGAGGTCTTTACTCCGCCTGCAACGCTTATTCCCAGCAGATCAGCTTTCGGCAGAAATAGTCTTATGCCGAGCGCACAGCCTGCAAGGGTTCCTGCCGAGCCGACCGCGACCACAATCAGCGGCGCTTTGTCTTCGCAGGACAGCTGGTCTGCAAGTTCACGGATCGCCTGAACATATCCAAGTGCGCCCAGTGGGGTGGCTCCGCCTATAGGGATCACGTATGGCTTTCTGCCATGGAGTTTAAGGCTCCTGGCCTCAGAGGCCATTGCATCCTCCATCTCGCGCACTGTGGCGTCTTCCATAAACCTTATCTGCGCGCCGAACACTATATCGAGCAGGAGGTTGCCCTGGAACCTGTCGAACCGGGGCCCGCCGATAAAGAGAATGCAATCGTCTATGCCCACTCTGCACACAGCTCCGGCGGTCATACGTGCGTGATTGGACTGCGGCCCGCCGTCCGTCATCACGACATCGCATTCCTTAATGACGGCGTCCGCCATCAGGTATTCGAGCTTTCTGGCTTTGTTGCCGCCTCCGGCAAGTGTGGTGCAGTCGTCCCGTTTGATCAGGAGCTTTCGCAGGCCGATCTTTTTAGCCAGACGCGGTGCGTCGTCGAGCGGTGTCGGAAGAGCTGTGAGCGGTATTCTAGGTATGGCATCCAGTTTCATAGATATAGTATACCCCCTTCAATTTAGTAATGAGTATTTTATATTGATTATTGAAAACCCACTGTCATTAAATCCAACGTTCGGGCGCGATATCCGATCGCGACCGAAACAAAATCTCCGCAATTTCAGATTGCGATAACCATCCATAAACCCGGAAGACGTTTATATAACCAGTCATTCTGAGCGTATGCGAAGAATCTGCTGTGAACCATACTCAATAATAGCAGGTGTTTTTGTATAAATGGTCTAATGCAATATTCTATTTTCAGCGCCTCGATTCATTCAGCGTCTCAGCGGTTCAAATATCTCGTTTCCAACTTTCCAACTTTTAGACTCTCTAGCGATTGTCGGGAACAAAGGAATAGGTGTATGTGCGTAGAATATATGGAATAGCAGGCAAACTATTACGTCAAAGGCGGTGGGCGAATGGATATGGGAATTGCAATGATGGTGGTGCTCGGGATAGCTGTCCTGGCGCTATTATGGGTAATTGTCAAATATAACCAACTCGTAGGGCTGCGCAATCGCATTCAGAACGCATGGTCGCAGATAGATGTTCAGCTCAAACGCAGATACGATCTGATCCCGAACCTGGTCGAGACGGTGAAAGGCTACGCCAAGCACGAGAGCGAGGTCTTTGAGAAAGTGACCGAGGCGCGCAGTGCAGGTATGAACGCGAGCTCGCCTAAAGAGCAGGGTGCGGCTGAAAACCAGATCACCGGCGCGTTGAAGAGTCTGTTCGCTGTTGCCGAGGCGTATCCCGATCTCAAGGCGAACCAGAACTTTATGATGCTTCAGGAGGAACTCTCGGGCACTGAGAGCAAGATCGCTTATGCGAGGCAGTTTTATAACGATCAGGTAATGACATACAACACTCTCATACAGAGTTTCCCGTCCAATATGATCGCGTCGAGCTTCGGCTTCAGCGAGCACGAGTATTTCCCGATGGACGATGCAGCCAGAGAAAATGTAAAGGTGGATTTTTCGTAAGTCATGTATGAACAGATCAGTGGAAACATCTGGCGCTCGCGCATTCTGATTATAGCTTTTATTATCCTGATTGGAGCGATA belongs to Armatimonadota bacterium and includes:
- a CDS encoding D-cysteine desulfhydrase family protein gives rise to the protein MKLDAIPRIPLTALPTPLDDAPRLAKKIGLRKLLIKRDDCTTLAGGGNKARKLEYLMADAVIKECDVVMTDGGPQSNHARMTAGAVCRVGIDDCILFIGGPRFDRFQGNLLLDIVFGAQIRFMEDATVREMEDAMASEARSLKLHGRKPYVIPIGGATPLGALGYVQAIRELADQLSCEDKAPLIVVAVGSAGTLAGCALGIRLFLPKADLLGISVAGGVKTSCRIAAEDANGSAALIGVNEHFEPEDMHINDEYYGERYGVPSEAGNKAILAAAQTEGLILDPVYTGKAMSGLIGLAQLGKIDPDRTVVFIHTGGSPGLMAFEDQFRNQAKFKSIDFHKRGEE
- a CDS encoding LemA family protein is translated as MGIAMMVVLGIAVLALLWVIVKYNQLVGLRNRIQNAWSQIDVQLKRRYDLIPNLVETVKGYAKHESEVFEKVTEARSAGMNASSPKEQGAAENQITGALKSLFAVAEAYPDLKANQNFMMLQEELSGTESKIAYARQFYNDQVMTYNTLIQSFPSNMIASSFGFSEHEYFPMDDAARENVKVDFS